One part of the Candida albicans SC5314 chromosome R, complete sequence genome encodes these proteins:
- the YHB1 gene encoding Yhb1p (Nitric oxide dioxygenase; acts in nitric oxide scavenging/detoxification; role in virulence in mouse; transcript activated by NO, macrophage interaction; Hap43, hypha repressed; mRNA binds She3) translates to MTVEYETKQLTPAQIKIILDTVPILEEAGETLTQKFYQRMIGNYDEVKPFFNTTDQKLLRQPKILAFALLNYAKNIEDLTPLTDFVKQIVVKHIGLQVLPEHYPIVGTCLIQTMVELLPPEIANKDFLEAWTIAYGNLAKLLIDLEAAEYAKQPWRWFKDFKVTRIVQECKDVKSVYFTPVDKDLLPLPKPERGQYLCFRWKLPGEEFEISREYSVSEFPKENEYRISVRHVPGGKISGYIHNNLKVGDILKVAPPAGNFVYDPATDKELIFVAGGIGITPLLSMIERALEEGKNVKLLYSNRSAETRAFGNLFKEYKSKFGDKFQAIEYFSEDNNTDDKIVIDKAFNRKLTTDDLDFIAPEHDVYLVGPREFMKDIKEHLGKKNVPVKLEYFGPYDP, encoded by the coding sequence ATGACAGTCGAATACGAAACCAAACAATTAACTCCAGcccaaatcaaaatcattttgGATACCGTTCCAATTTTAGAAGAAGCCGGTGAAACATTGACTCAAAAATTCTATCAACGTATGATTGGAAATTATGATGAAGTTAAACCATTTTTCAACACCACTgatcaaaaattattgagaCAACCAAAAATTTTAGCATTTgctttattgaattatgCTAAAAACATTGAAGATTTGACTCCATTGACCGATTttgttaaacaaattgttgttaaaCACATTGGTTTACAAGTGTTACCAGAACATTATCCAATTGTTGGTACTTGTCTTATTCAAACCATGGTTGAATTATTACCTCCAGAAATTGCTAACAAAGACTTTTTGGAAGCTTGGACTATTGCTTACGGGAACTTGGCTAAATTATTGATCGATTTAGAAGCCGCAGAATATGCCAAACAACCATGGCGTTGGTTTAAAGATTTCAAAGTGACAAGAATTGTTCAAGAATGTAAAGATGTCAAATCCGTTTATTTCACTCCAGTTGATAAAGATCTTTTACCATTACCAAAACCTGAACGTGGTCAATACTTGTGTTTCAGATGGAAATTACCTGGTGAAGAATTTGAGATTTCTCGTGAATATTCAGTGTCAGAATTCcctaaagaaaatgaatataGAATTTCTGTTAGACATGTCCCAGGTGGTAAGATCTCAGGTTATATTCATAACAATTTGAAAGTTGGCgatattttgaaagttGCTCCTCCTGCTGGTAATTTTGTCTATGACCCAGCTACAGACAAGGAATTGATTTTCGTTGCTGGTGGTATTGGTATTACCCCATTGTTATCAATGATTGAACGTGCTTtagaagaaggaaaaaatgTCAAACTTTTGTACTCAAACAGATCTGCTGAAACTAGAGCTTTCGGCAACCTTTTCAAAGAATACAAGAGCAAATTTGGTGACAAATTCCAAGCCATTGAATACTTTTCTGAAGACAATAACACCGATGACAAGattgttattgataaaGCATTTAACCGTAAATTGACTACTGATGATTTAGATTTTATTGCTCCAGAACATGATGTGTACCTTGTTGGTCCAAGAGAGTTTATGAAAGATATCAAAGAACATTTGGGTAAAAAGAATGTTCCTGTCAAGCTTGAATATTTTGGTCCTTACGATCCTTAA
- a CDS encoding putative ATP-dependent RNA helicase (Ortholog(s) have role in maturation of 5.8S rRNA from tricistronic rRNA transcript (SSU-rRNA, 5.8S rRNA, LSU-rRNA), maturation of LSU-rRNA from tricistronic rRNA transcript (SSU-rRNA, 5.8S rRNA, LSU-rRNA)): protein MFSQRYDPLAEENNGSRPADSGFGVSLKKRKLSDDESSDEEEEEEETDESEHESSQDEDINEEEPEEEDEDTNKVDDNMEIDSQPEVDPDYIHKHQAIFNKFKQSTESETIEQDKEEDGEEDANIEQHSLVPLPQPALPRDRKLSSVSTHTKNLDWLTKPQYASPSDKKAFTDFKSSSFMIKNLEKMGFTEAFSVQISVLNMMLPEIEAQKLKPDRVGDILVNASTGSGKTLAYSIPIIESLYRRVVPRVRVIILVPTKPLINQVKSTLLQLSSGTNLQIAALKNDVSINDEKDSLTKSVPDIIVSTPGRLVEHLLNDSINLSSLQYLIIDEADRLLNQSFQNWSNVLLDKIDSQINIAEVWKLSVQKLVFSATLTTDAGKLSSLKFYNPRLIIVNDSKQLVNEIFTVPVTLSEFKIHLGVAKNSLKPLILTKFLISTNKLSNVLIFTKSNESSIRLTELLTSLFQKLSINLKIAFINSTNNRTSIRSKILKQFSNQEVNILITTDLIARGIDVASITDVINYDLPNSSREYVHRVGRTARANQVGYAYSFCFGKGENSWFKKLAHEVSRSKEVENVDLNVKELISDRDEEIYQQALHELQQQAKK, encoded by the coding sequence atgtTTAGTCAGAGATATGATCCTTTAGCAGAAGAGAATAACGGCAGTCGACCAGCCGATTCTGGATTTGGCGTGAGtctaaagaaaagaaaattaagTGATGATGAGAGTTCTgatgaggaagaagaagaggaagaaacAGATGAGTCTGAACATGAATCTTCCCAGGATGAAGATATCAACGAAGAAGaaccagaagaagaagatgaagatacCAACAAAGTTGACGACAACATGGAAATTGATCTGCAGCCAGAAGTAGATCCAGATTATATTCACAAACATCAAgcaattttcaacaaattcaaacagTCCACAGAATCAGaaacaattgaacaagacaaagaagaagacggAGAAGAGGACGCAAATATTGAACAACATAGTCTTGTCCCATTACCACAACCAGCATTGCCAAGAGATCGAAAACTATCATCTGTGTCAACTCATACAAAGAACCTAGATTGGTTAACTAAACCGCAATATGCTTCACCACTGGATAAAAAGGCTTTCACAGATTTTAAATCATCGTCATTTatgataaaaaatttggaaaaaatgGGATTTACTGAAGCATTTTCCGTACAAATAAGTGTTCTTAATATGATGCTCCCAGAGATCGAAGcacaaaaactaaaaccAGATCGTGTTGGTGATATTCTTGTTAATGCATCTACTGGGTCAGGTAAAACTTTAGCGTATCTGATTCCCATAATTGAAAGTCTATACCGAAGAGTAGTTCCAAGAGTGAGGGTGATTATATTGGTTCCGACAAAACCTTTAATCAATCAAGtcaaatcaacattatTACAACTCTCGAGTGGAAccaatttacaaattgcagcattgaaaaatgatgtATCTATAAATGACGAAAAAGATCTGTTAACCAAATCTGTTCCTGACATTATAGTTAGTACGCCAGGTAGACTTGTGGAGCATTTGCTTAATGATtctatcaatttatcaagcttgcaatatttgataattgatgaagctGATAGATTATTGAACCAAAGTTTCCAAAATTGGTCGAATGTGTTATTAGATAAAATAGATTCACAAATCAACATTGCAGAAGTTTGGAAATTATCAGTGCAGAAATTGGTGTTTTCGGCTACATTAACAACAGATGCCGGGAAATTATcaagtttgaaattttataatCCAAGGTTGATAATTGTTAATGATTCCAAACAATTGGTTAATGAAATATTCACTGTTCCCGTGACATTATCTGAATTCAAAATTCATTTGGGTGTGGCAAAGAATTCATTGAAACCATTAATTTTaaccaaatttttaatatcaacaaacaaGTTGTCTAATGTGCTCATATTCACCAAATCTAACGAATCATCAATCAGATTAACTGAATTGTTAACCAGcttatttcaaaaacttTCTATCAATTTAAAGATTGCCTTtattaattcaacaaataacAGAACATCAATCCGTTCTAAAATACTAAAACAATTTAGTAACCAAGAAGTTAACATTTTGATCACTACTGATTTAATTGCCAGAGGTATTGATGTGGCATCTATCACCGATGTCATCAACTACGACTTACCAAATTCTTCCAGAGAATATGTTCACAGAGTTGGAAGAACTGCGAGAGCCAACCAAGTAGGGTATGCATACAGTTTCTGTTTTGGTAAGGGAGAAAATAGTTGGTTCAAAAAATTAGCCCATGAAGTGAGTCGAAGTAAAGAAGTTGAAAACGTGGACTTGAATGTAAAAGAATTAATATCCGACAGAGACGAAGAGATTTATCAACAAGCATTACATGagttacaacaacaagctaagaaataa
- the PTC6 gene encoding type 2C protein phosphatase (Mitochondrial protein phosphatase of the Type 2C-related family (serine/threonine-specific), functional homolog of S. cerevisiae Ptc6p; mutant shows virulence defect): protein MSTRSRQLLPPSLSFVRHVSQTVTFTAMDISSSGGFSHKQPSKVGKLIVPILKSPSHLGHSSSRVNRLYNEDKYSANLLQVKESQIFNFSIFDGHGGDQCSTYLAENLSSALEDSDQLVENDNDRQELFKKYAKNVGGYWKRWYKHRDNTVANWEKERIKLKNFLSDDLATRVPLAFLNADYNFFSKEQKSGSTCTSALIETIYSKPGTFQPFFENYYFNRHTISKLSIGHLGDTRAIVADKNGLAHTLTTDHHPSNPIEAKRLRKYAANFFMTDSFGEERFVALANTRAFGDVDYKEVGVTAEPDFNQYIIGDSDAIKQFLTPDEIEKYTIGGLGGDESFLILCSDGVTNILTDQEIADIVLTHVNLKGQTVATPQYCAEQVIKFVEFVGGDDNATCLVIRLNGWGNWPIIDRTGELRQARLDDYNPRGARG, encoded by the coding sequence ATGTCAACACGCAGCAGACAACTCCTACCACCAAGCTTGAGTTTTGTACGTCATGTTTCACAAACAGTTACATTCACAGCAATGGATATATCATCCAGTGGTGGCTTTTCCCATAAACAACCATCAAAAGTGGGGAAGTTGATTGTTCCTATTCTAAAAAGCCCTTCTCACTTGGGTCATTCTAGTAGTCGAGTCAATCGTTTGTATAACGAAGACAAGTATAGTGCTAATTTGTTACAAGTCAAAGAGTCACagatatttaattttagtATTTTTGATGGCCATGGGGGTGATCAATGCTCGACGTACTTGGCAGAAAACTTATCACTGGCATTAGAGGACCTGGACCAATTGGTTGAGAATGATAACGACCGTCAAgaattgttcaaaaaaTACGCCAAGAATGTTGGTGGATATTGGAAACGGTGGTATAAACACCGTGATAACACTGTTGCAAATTGGGAGAAGGAACgaataaaattaaagaattttcTTTCTGATGATTTAGCAACAAGAGTGCCTCTTGCGTTTTTGAATGCCGATTACAACTTTTTCAGTAAAGAACAGAAATCAGGTTCAACATGTACGTCAGCACTAATTGAAACCATTTATTCCAAACCAGGAACCTTCCAACCgttttttgaaaactatTATTTCAATAGACACACCATTTCCAAGTTAAGTATTGGTCATTTGGGTGACACTAGGGCTATTGTAGCGGACAAGAATGGGTTGGCTCATACACTAACCACTGACCACCATCCACTGAACCCAATCGAAGCTAAAAGGTTGAGAAAATATGcagcaaatttttttatgaCAGACTCCTTTGGAGAAGAAAGGTTTGTTGCATTAGCAAACACACGTGCTTTTGGTGACGTTGATTATAAAGAGGTCGGAGTGACAGCAGAGCCTGATTTCAACCAGTATATAATTGGTGATCTGGACGCCATCAAACAGTTTTTAACTCCTGATGAAATCGAGAAATACACTATAGGAGGATTAGGTGGAGATGAGAGTTTCCTTATTTTGTGCAGTGACGGGGTAACTAATATATTAACTGATCAGGAAATCGCTGATATTGTGCTCACACATGTTAATTTGAAAGGTCAAACTGTGGCCACCCCACAATATTGTGCAGAGCAAGTTATCAAATTTGTTGAGTTTGTGGGAGGTGATGATAACGCGACATGCTTGGTCATAAGATTGAACGGTTGGGGTAATTGGCCAATTATAGATAGAACGGGAGAGTTAAGACAAGCAAGACTTGATGATTACAATCCAAGAGGTGCACGCGGATAA
- a CDS encoding mitochondrial 37S ribosomal protein uS19m (Ortholog(s) have structural constituent of ribosome activity and mitochondrial small ribosomal subunit localization) — protein sequence MIPTITRLGARSVWKGPHIVPLPVANAIKNKTPIRTKARNCTIIPQFVGLKFEVHNGKEYVELEVTDDMVGSKLGEFAQTRKRFMYKYSKN from the coding sequence ATGATACCAACTATAACAAGATTAGGTGCTCGTTCTGTCTGGAAGGGACCACATATTGTACCATTACCTGTTGCCAATGCAATCAAGAATAAAACTCCTATAAGAACAAAGGCCAGAAACTGTACAATTATTCCACAGTTTGTTGGTTTGAAATTCGAAGTGCATAACGGGAAAGAATATGTCGAGTTGGAAGTGACAGACGACATGGTAGGCTCAAAATTGGGTGAGTTTGCTCAAACAAGAAAGAGATTCATGTATAAATATTCCAAGAATTAA
- a CDS encoding uncharacterized protein (Ortholog of C. dubliniensis CD36 : Cd36_00150 and Lodderomyces elongisporus NRLL YB-4239 : LELG_01269): MSDLKKTDSANVSIKSTTSTLASIKSKATSLGQKLKKKPSSKGHSPSKKTTQVEAMAHYLAMKS; this comes from the coding sequence ATGTCAGACTTGAAGAAAACAGATTCCGCCAACGTATCAATAAAATCCACTACTTCGACGCTAGCAAGTATAAAATCAAAGGCCACAAGTTTAGGTCAAAAGCTAAAGAAGAAACCTTCATCGAAAGGTCATAGCCCGTCTAAAAAGACCACCCAAGTAGAGGCAATGGCTCACTATCTAGCTATGAAAAGTTAA
- the SAP2 gene encoding Sap2p (Major secreted aspartyl proteinase; utilization of protein as nitrogen source; role in virulence complicated by URA3 effects; immunoprotective; regulated by growth, albumin, drugs, white cell-type; flow model biofilm induced) yields MFLKNIFIALAIALLVDATPTTTKRSAGFVALDFSVVKTPKAFPVTNGQEGKTSKRQAVPVTLHNEQVTYAADITVGSNNQKLNVIVDTGSSDLWVPDVNVDCQVTYSDQTADFCKQKGTYDPSGSSASQDLNTPFKIGYGDGSSSQGTLYKDTVGFGGVSIKNQVLADVDSTSIDQGILGVGYKTNEAGGSYDNVPVTLKKQGVIAKNAYSLYLNSPDAATGQIIFGGVDNAKYSGSLIALPVTSDRELRISLGSVEVSGKTINTDNVDVLVDSGTTITYLQQDLADQIIKAFNGKLTQDSNGNSFYEVDCNLSGDVVFNFSKNAKISVPASEFAASLQGDDGQPYDKCQLLFDVNDANILGDNFLRSAYIVYDLDDNEISLAQVKYTSASSISALT; encoded by the coding sequence ATGTTTTTaaagaatattttcattGCTCTTGCTATTGCTTTATTAGTCGATGCTactccaacaacaaccaaaagaTCAGCTGGTTTCGTTGCTTTAGATTTCAGTGTTGTGAAAACTCCTAAAGCATTCCCAGTTACTAATGGTCAAGAAGGTAAAACTTCCAAAAGACAAGCTGTCCCAGTGACTTTACACAATGAACAAGTCACTTATGCTGCTGATATTACCGTTGGATCCAATAATCAAAAACTTaatgttattgttgatactGGATCATCTGATTTATGGGTTCCTGATGTTAATGTTGATTGTCAAGTCACTTATAGTGATCAAACTGCAGATTTCTGTAAACAAAAGGGGACATATGATCCAAGTGGTTCATCAGCTTCACAAGATTTGAATACTCCATTCAAAATTGGTTATGGTGATGGATCTTCATCTCAAGGTACTTTATATAAGGATACCGTTGGATTTGGTGGTGTTTCGATTAAAAATCAAGTTTTAGCTGATGTTGATTCTacttcaattgatcaagGTATTTTAGGGGTTGGTTATAAAACCAATGAAGCCGGTGGTAGTTATGATAATGTCCCTGTCactttaaaaaaacaaggaGTCATTGCTAAGAATGCTTATTCACTTTATCTTAATTCTCCAGATGCTGCCACGGGACAAATAATTTTCGGTGGGGTTGATAATGCTAAATATAGTGGTTCATTAATTGCATTACCAGTTACTTCTGATCGTGAATTAAGAATTAGTTTGGGTTCAGTTGAAGTTTCTGGTAAAACCATCAATACTGATAATGTCGATGTTCTTGTGGATTCAGGTACCACCATTACTTATTTGCAACAAGATCTTGCTgatcaaatcattaaagCTTTCAATGGTAAATTAACTCAAGATTCCAATGGTAATTCATTCTATGAAGTTGATTGTAATTTGTCAGGGGATGTTGTATTCAATTTTAGTAAAAATGCTAAAATTTCCGTTCCAGCTTCCGAATTTGCTGCTTCTTTACAAGGTGATGATGGTCAACCATATGATAAATGTCAATTACTTTTCGATGTTAATGATGCTAACATTCTTGGTGATAACTTTTTGAGATCAGCTTATATTGTTTATGATTTggatgataatgaaatttcttTGGCTCAAGTCAAATATACTTCTGCTTCCAGTATTTCTGCCTTGACCTAA
- a CDS encoding uncharacterized protein (Has domain(s) with predicted oxidoreductase activity and role in oxidation-reduction process) — MSESDTSEVDISLSQQSPTQSPQVSQDTKPKKKSVGFAAAPEEDLKEHHKVLKQKEEIKLKSSPFHKIPAELAYLEKRNSKIDPKPIIDKNANHNPVPNSRFRLKDLPDLSKLKFFDVKNISVQNKETELQFHYTTINLPPSSDSVIVDIKFGGLNALDYAKINQYVLNLSNVKVGMGYEFSGVITNVGSSMAKNYSVGDYVFGLIDPTSRRGSLSSSQLIYPNRDVLIKVDEETLNKLHQVDININTAGVGKDFQIEEDEQSSTTPEEDSKYEVAVTSRKNSEPHSTLPPLAKLCSFPLLYNHSKQLLQHLNPKNTEANILINGADINLGLTLLQILLIEYPNLEYMKLILVIREKSLKFMEGIVDQFQKKYYNPSQTRDFKIISFDLFNDGLYFPGEKIPVNFKKPNFFASEVINALLVPLRHNGDVGEQQKIDEKNINDYKLDMIIDLIGCKKYFQTTSTKINEIEEINLPFKQNISTSLGKLFNGNVKEPFLTRILKPKKYGSSLVSACNFDISEPTYDIDHLVTFQEGILNPWSSSWTSNLLNNWTNYNYHQETGLSFKQQWCQQALDLVLDDKLKFKIDGLTEWKNFKKKDVRVDDAKYILQVEDF, encoded by the coding sequence ATGTCCGAATCAGACACTTCTGAAGTTGATATTTCATTAAGTCAACAATCACCCACTCAACTGCCTCAAGTATCACAAGATACTAAacctaaaaagaaatcagtTGGATTCGCTGCTGCCCCTGAAGAAGATCTTAAAGAACATCACAAAGttttaaaacaaaaggAAGAGATTAAATTGAAGTCATCTCCATTTCATAAAATTCCAGCTGAATTGGCATATTTGGAGAAGagaaattccaaaattgatCCCAAACCaatcattgataaaaatgCCAATCATAATCCAGTACCAAATAGTAGATTCCGATTAAAAGACTTGCCTGATTTGagtaaattgaaatttttcgATGTCAAGAATATTTCCGTGCAGAATAAAGAAACCGAATtacaatttcattatacCACTATCAATTTACCACCAAGTTCCGATAGTGTCattgttgatattaaaTTTGGAGGGTTGAACGCATTGGATTATGCTAAGATTAATCAGTATGTGTTGAATCTTAGTAATGTCAAAGTTGGAATGGGATATGAGTTCTCTGGGGTTATCACCAACGTTGGTTCGTCTATGGCCAAGAACTATTCTGTTGGAGATTATGTTTTTGGGTTAATAGACCCTACATCAAGACGTGgatcattatcatcaagtcaattgatttaccCTAATCGTGATGTTTTGATAaaagttgatgaagaaactTTGAATAAGCTTCACCAAGTTGATATCAATATAAATACTGCAGGAGTCGGAAaagattttcaaattgaagaagacgaACAGTCATCAACAACCCCAGAAGAAGATAGCAAATACGAGGTTGCAGTAACAAGTCGCAAAAATTCTGAACCACATAGTACACTTCCTCCATTGGCAAAGTTGTGTTCCTTCCCCTTATTGTACAATCATTCCAAACAATTGCTTCAACACTTGAATCCTAAAAATACTGAGGcgaatattttgattaatgGTGCTGATATAAACCTTGGCTTAACATTGCTACAAATCTTGTTGATAGAGTATCCAAACCTTGAATACATGAAGCTTATTTTAGTTATTCGAGAGAAATCTTTGAAATTCATGGAAGGTAttgttgatcaatttcaaaaaaaatattacaaTCCTTCACAAACAAgagattttaaaattataagttttgatttatttaatgatgGATTGTATTTCCCTGGGGAAAAAATTCCtgttaatttcaaaaaaccaaatttttttgctaGTGAAGTGATCAATGCATTATTAGTACCACTTCGTCATAACGGTGATGTTGgagaacaacaaaaaattgatgagaAAAACATTaatgattataaattggatatgattattgatttaattggaTGTAAGAAATATTTCCAAACTACTAGTactaaaattaatgaaattgaagaaatcaatttaccattcaaacaaaatatttccACTTCTCTTGGGAAGTTATTCAATGGGAATGTCAAAGAACCATTTTTGACAAGGATTTTGAAACCGAAAAAGTATGGATCTAGCTTAGTTAGTGCATGTAATTTCGATATCAGTGAGCCAACTTATGATATTGATCATTTAGTTACTTTCCAAGAGGGTATATTAAATCCATGGTCTAGTTCTTGGACAAGCAAtttattgaacaattggacaaattataattatcaCCAAGAAACGGGCTTGAGTttcaaacaacaatggTGTCAACAGGCTTTGGATTTGGTTCTTGATGATAAGTTAAAGTTCAAGATTGATGGATTAACGGAATGGaagaatttcaaaaagaaagatgtAAGGGTTGATGATGCCAAGTATATTTTACAAGTTGAAGATTTCTAG
- the YHB5 gene encoding Yhb5p (Flavohemoglobin-related protein; not required for normal NO resistance; predicted globin/FAD-binding/NAD(P)-binding domains but lacks some conserved residues of flavohemoglobins; filament induced; rat catheter and Spider biofilm induced) — translation MTVASASIINNYFESKPLTPEHIQIIIDSVPILEHLDVQLTEKFYKRLLKQNPEFKPFFNETHQKLLRQPRIMIHFLIQYAKNIQDLTPMIDFIKKIASKHVGLQVKPEHYPKLGQVLINVIINLFPKQLVHDEFIEAWTLAYQNLANLLIKLESEQYVEKPWYGFKQFKVTRLQRECSDVKSLYITPVDGSPIPKPKRGQYLCMRWLLPGEKHEITREYSISEYPKNNEYRITVRYIPGGKVSNYIHNNINVGDIVYSGPPCGDCVYESSSKNLVFLAGGNGVTALLPMIEAGLTEGRQVKLLYSNRSTDSRSFGKLFQSYKLQYGDRFQVVEFLSRGRTIDPIDKFYRRSLTLEDLDFIVPEDDVYLIGPRTYMKMIEDYLKDRNITVKLDYFGPREI, via the coding sequence aTGACTGTTGCTAGTGCTagtattatcaataattattttgaaagtaAACCTTTAACACCAGAAcatattcaaatcattattgattcGGTCCCTATATTAGAACATCTTGACGTTCAATTAACTGAGAAATTTTATAAACgattattaaaacaaaatccTGAATTTAaaccatttttcaatgaaactcatcaaaaattattacGTCAGCCACGAATCATGATTCATTTTTTAATACAATATGCTAAAAATATTCAAGATTTAACTCCCatgattgattttattaaaaaaattgcttCTAAACATGTTGGATTACAAGTTAAACCGGAACATTATCCTAAATTGGGACAAGTATTAATTAAtgtcattattaatttatttccAAAACAATTAGTTCATGATGAATTCATTGAAGCTTGGACATTAGCATATCAAAATTTAgctaatttattaattaaattagaaTCAGAACAATACGTTGAAAAACCATGGTATGGattcaaacaattcaaaGTGACAAGATTACAACGTGAATGTTCAGATgttaaatcattatataTTACTCCAGTAGATGGTTCACCTATTCCTAAACCTAAACGAGGTCAATATTTATGTATGAGATGGTTGTTACCAGGAGAAAAACATGAAATAACTCGAgaatattcaatttcagaATATcctaaaaataatgaatatcGTATCACAGTAAGATATATTCCTGGTGGGAAAGTTTCTAATTATATTCATAATAACATAAATGTTGGTGATATTGTTTATTCTGGTCCACCATGTGGTGATTGTGTATATGAATCATCACTGAAAAATTTAGTGTTTTTAGCTGGTGGTAATGGAGTCACAGCATTATTACCCATGATTGAAGCTGGTTTAACCGAAGGAAGACAAGTGAAATTACTATATTCCAATCGATCAACTGATTCTCGATCATTTGGGAAATTATTTCAAAGTTATAAATTACAATATGGTGATCGATTTCAAGTGGTGGAATTTTTATCTCGTGGAAGAACCATTGATCctattgataaattttatcGACGTTCATTAACTTTAGAAGATTTGGATTTTATTGTTCCTGAAGATGATGTTTATTTGATTGGTCCAAGAACTTATATGAAAATGATTGAAGATTATTTAAAAGATAGAAATATTACTGTTAAATTAGATTATTTTGGACCTCGTGaaatataa